One genomic window of Parasteatoda tepidariorum isolate YZ-2023 chromosome 9, CAS_Ptep_4.0, whole genome shotgun sequence includes the following:
- the LOC107437484 gene encoding uncharacterized protein isoform X2 — MAEDIFHRNKSISPVEMSDMSKKPVEGDKREENKSRLWSFLKSNEEHLKKFFETSLITSFPKIAASSSWKKRIWKSLIFVLCFVGLLCQTCTFLQFYFTYPTTVNLKFSSPYEIVQPALTLCSNNLISRPVYCEKSHAKCEFQGDEQLFCSQYPKYCGPGGNVSYKGVPTERDFQTAKLNNSWEEADALAPKHGMIQECKKVINGQDIQCNIRRFPFVTKKRKATFCYTIDSLLGQPHAKDDIYPNTLYFSVELNTFPEDYFSHSEPVFIYAVIHDRKHLVNPFLDGFILNGGYRYMSYVSMTEIIRLPYPYNTNCTDYIKLWRENNGTGPLDEMTCIEHCKLNKLKAKNDCIDEYISYSPHQEELCAFGIEKTNSDIVKDCGMECQPACQEQTYEVKYDEIEPDDDPCNSEDEYCKTSHIYLRVSFRKFRLTSHIYQPQYKIWMTVKTNGGSCKIWFPQLQFLVTLPYISNVSTC; from the exons CCAGTTGAAGGGGACAAAAGGGAAGAAAACAAATCAAGATTGTGGTCATTCCTGAAATCGAATGAAGAACATCTGAAGAAGTTCTTCGAAACTTCCCTCATAACGAGTTTTCCAAAAATCGCAGCTTCCAgtagttggaaaaaaagaatttggaaGTCGTTGATTTTTGTACTTTGCTTTGTGGGATTGTTGTGTCAAACTTgtacttttttacaattttatttcacttaccCAACGACTGTTAATTTGAAGTTTAGTAGTCCTTATGAAATCGTCCAACCGGCCTTGACACTTTGCAGTAATAATCT AATTAGCCGTCCAGTTTATTGTGAGAAAAGCCATGCTAAATGCGAATTTCAAGGTGACGAACAACTGTTTTGTAGCCAATATCCTAAATACTGTGGTCCAGGAGGGAACGTGTCATATAAAGGA GTGCCTACCGAACGTGACTTCCAAACTGCGAAACTTAACAACTCATGGGAGGAGGCGGATGCATTGGCACCAAAGCATGGAATGattcaagaatgtaaaaaagttATCAATGGGCAAGACATACAATGCAA CATTCGGAGATTTCCTTTTGTgacgaagaaaagaaaagctaCCTTCTGCTACACCATTGATTCCCTGTTGGGACAGCCACATGCCAAAGACGATATTTATCCCAACACTCTTT ATTTTTCAGTAGAACTCAACACCTTCCCGGAAGATTATTTCTCACATTCCGAGCCAGTTTTCATCTATGCAGTCATACATGATCGCAAGCATCTGGTCAATCCATTTCTGGATGGCTTCATCTTAAATGGAGGTTATAGATACATGTCATATGTATCGATG ACTGAAATAATAAGACTTCCGTATCCATACAACACTAATTGTACAGACTATATTAAATTATGGAGAGAAAACAATGGAACAGGACCTCTTGACGAGATG actTGCATAGAACACTGTAAACTGAATAAGTTGAAAGCAAAAAATGATTGTATTGatgaatatatttcttactcCCCACATCAAGAAGAGCTTTGTGCATTTG GTATTGAAAAAACGAATTCTGATATTGTCAAAGATTGCGGAATGGAATGTCAGCCAGCATGTCA ggAGCAGACCTATGAAGTTAAGTATGATGAAATTGAACCAGATGACGATCCG TGCAATTCTGAGGATGAATATTGCAA gacaaGTCATATCTATCTTAGAGTTTCCTTTCGTAAATTTCGACTTACAAGCCATATATACCAACCTCAATACAAA atttggATGACTGTCAAAACAAATGGGGGTAGCTGCAAAATTTGGTTCCCTCAATTACAATTTTTGGTTACTTTGCCATATATTTCGAATGTTTCAACGTgttaa
- the LOC107437484 gene encoding uncharacterized protein isoform X1: protein MAEDIFHRNKSISPVEMSDMSKKPVEGDKREENKSRLWSFLKSNEEHLKKFFETSLITSFPKIAASSSWKKRIWKSLIFVLCFVGLLCQTCTFLQFYFTYPTTVNLKFSSPYEIVQPALTLCSNNLISRPVYCEKSHAKCEFQGDEQLFCSQYPKYCGPGGNVSYKGVPTERDFQTAKLNNSWEEADALAPKHGMIQECKKVINGQDIQCNIRRFPFVTKKRKATFCYTIDSLLGQPHAKDDIYPNTLYFSVELNTFPEDYFSHSEPVFIYAVIHDRKHLVNPFLDGFILNGGYRYMSYVSMTEIIRLPYPYNTNCTDYIKLWRENNGTGPLDEMTCIEHCKLNKLKAKNDCIDEYISYSPHQEELCAFGIEKTNSDIVKDCGMECQPACQEQTYEVKYDEIEPDDDPCNSEDEYCKTSHIYLRVSFRKFRLTSHIYQPQYKSVELFSYVGGYMGMWLGLSLVSVCDFVESICLLIYHPVIKRIKK from the exons CCAGTTGAAGGGGACAAAAGGGAAGAAAACAAATCAAGATTGTGGTCATTCCTGAAATCGAATGAAGAACATCTGAAGAAGTTCTTCGAAACTTCCCTCATAACGAGTTTTCCAAAAATCGCAGCTTCCAgtagttggaaaaaaagaatttggaaGTCGTTGATTTTTGTACTTTGCTTTGTGGGATTGTTGTGTCAAACTTgtacttttttacaattttatttcacttaccCAACGACTGTTAATTTGAAGTTTAGTAGTCCTTATGAAATCGTCCAACCGGCCTTGACACTTTGCAGTAATAATCT AATTAGCCGTCCAGTTTATTGTGAGAAAAGCCATGCTAAATGCGAATTTCAAGGTGACGAACAACTGTTTTGTAGCCAATATCCTAAATACTGTGGTCCAGGAGGGAACGTGTCATATAAAGGA GTGCCTACCGAACGTGACTTCCAAACTGCGAAACTTAACAACTCATGGGAGGAGGCGGATGCATTGGCACCAAAGCATGGAATGattcaagaatgtaaaaaagttATCAATGGGCAAGACATACAATGCAA CATTCGGAGATTTCCTTTTGTgacgaagaaaagaaaagctaCCTTCTGCTACACCATTGATTCCCTGTTGGGACAGCCACATGCCAAAGACGATATTTATCCCAACACTCTTT ATTTTTCAGTAGAACTCAACACCTTCCCGGAAGATTATTTCTCACATTCCGAGCCAGTTTTCATCTATGCAGTCATACATGATCGCAAGCATCTGGTCAATCCATTTCTGGATGGCTTCATCTTAAATGGAGGTTATAGATACATGTCATATGTATCGATG ACTGAAATAATAAGACTTCCGTATCCATACAACACTAATTGTACAGACTATATTAAATTATGGAGAGAAAACAATGGAACAGGACCTCTTGACGAGATG actTGCATAGAACACTGTAAACTGAATAAGTTGAAAGCAAAAAATGATTGTATTGatgaatatatttcttactcCCCACATCAAGAAGAGCTTTGTGCATTTG GTATTGAAAAAACGAATTCTGATATTGTCAAAGATTGCGGAATGGAATGTCAGCCAGCATGTCA ggAGCAGACCTATGAAGTTAAGTATGATGAAATTGAACCAGATGACGATCCG TGCAATTCTGAGGATGAATATTGCAA gacaaGTCATATCTATCTTAGAGTTTCCTTTCGTAAATTTCGACTTACAAGCCATATATACCAACCTCAATACAAA AGTGTGGAACTATTCAGTTACGTAGGGGGTTACATGGGGATGTGGCTTGGACTAAGTCTTGTCTCAGTCTGTGATTTTGTAGAATCTATTTGCCTTTTAATTTATCATCCTGTAatcaaaaggataaaaaaataa